One Desulfovibrio fairfieldensis genomic window carries:
- a CDS encoding radical SAM protein, with translation MTLYSDLKIFHFPQKIDNLGHDMPVTAPVHIRLKPTNKCNHRCRYCAYRSSDLQLGKDMRIADTIPQGKMFEICKDIVAMGVKAVTFSGGGEPLMYPYLLEGARILKEGGVRLACLTNGALLQGDVARFFSQNAAWIRISMDGWDDASYRRYRGIGDGEYSKIMRNLLAFSALGGDCVLGVSYIIDAENYTHIPEVLRRYKDIGVRSVKLSACITSNDAERANEYHAPHFHYVQDAIRQSQELFADQSFEIVDAWHAMDARFHKDYDWCPYSQILTVIGADLGIYPCQDKAYNDEALLGSLRGQRLREWWFENKDAFFKIHPNVHCRHHCVANGKNMMLHEYLSLVEGHTEFV, from the coding sequence ATGACACTATACTCTGATTTAAAAATATTTCATTTTCCCCAAAAAATTGACAATTTGGGTCATGATATGCCGGTGACAGCTCCTGTCCATATCCGTTTAAAACCCACAAATAAGTGTAATCATCGCTGCAGATATTGTGCATATCGCAGTTCGGATCTACAGCTAGGCAAGGATATGCGGATCGCGGACACTATTCCTCAAGGAAAAATGTTCGAAATTTGCAAAGATATTGTTGCCATGGGAGTGAAGGCAGTCACATTCAGCGGTGGAGGGGAACCGCTGATGTATCCTTATTTGCTGGAAGGGGCTCGGATACTCAAAGAGGGCGGCGTCCGCCTTGCCTGTCTGACCAACGGTGCGCTGCTGCAGGGCGACGTTGCAAGGTTTTTTTCGCAGAATGCCGCCTGGATACGTATCTCAATGGACGGCTGGGATGATGCCAGCTACAGGCGTTATCGCGGCATCGGCGATGGCGAATACTCCAAAATCATGAGAAATCTTTTGGCCTTTTCCGCCCTTGGCGGCGATTGTGTACTCGGGGTCAGCTATATCATTGATGCAGAAAACTATACGCATATCCCGGAAGTTCTACGGCGATATAAGGACATCGGGGTTCGCAGTGTGAAGCTTTCCGCCTGCATCACGTCCAATGATGCCGAGAGGGCCAATGAATATCATGCACCGCACTTTCACTATGTTCAGGACGCCATACGGCAGTCTCAAGAACTATTTGCAGATCAAAGTTTTGAAATAGTCGACGCATGGCATGCAATGGACGCCCGTTTTCACAAGGATTACGACTGGTGTCCGTATTCACAGATATTGACCGTGATAGGCGCGGATCTTGGCATATATCCGTGCCAGGACAAGGCCTATAACGATGAGGCCTTGCTGGGAAGCCTGCGTGGACAGCGCTTACGCGAATGGTGGTTCGAAAACAAGGATGCTTTTTTTAAAATACACCCTAATGTGCACTGCCGGCACCACTGTGTCGCGAATGGAAAGAACATGATGCTGCATGAATATTTGTCTCTTGTAGAAGGACATACAGAATTTGTATAG
- a CDS encoding class I SAM-dependent methyltransferase, translated as MNRLLNIVTPLHTATRRDYLARMMDQKVQCMHKAKMYEAEYWDGDRRYGYGGYRYMPGRWKPVAEALIDIYSLKNGSKVLDIGCGKAFLLHELKLLLPDLVVMGCDISEHALSCAPQEIRPHLFIHRAQDVYSFGDKQFDLVISLGCFHNLRIFDLKTALSEMQRMGRQQYLMVESYRDEQELFNLQCWALTAESFFDAEEWVWLYEQFGYQGDYEFIYFE; from the coding sequence ATGAATCGTTTGTTGAATATCGTTACCCCCTTGCATACAGCGACCAGGAGAGACTATCTCGCTCGCATGATGGATCAAAAGGTTCAGTGCATGCATAAGGCAAAAATGTATGAGGCGGAATATTGGGATGGGGACAGGCGGTACGGTTATGGCGGATACCGCTATATGCCGGGCCGGTGGAAGCCTGTGGCCGAGGCTCTGATTGACATCTACTCTCTCAAAAATGGCTCAAAAGTCCTTGATATCGGTTGCGGGAAAGCTTTTCTACTGCACGAATTGAAATTGCTGCTTCCCGATCTTGTGGTTATGGGCTGCGACATTTCAGAACATGCCCTGAGTTGCGCCCCGCAAGAAATCCGGCCGCATTTGTTCATCCATCGCGCTCAGGATGTCTATTCTTTTGGTGATAAGCAGTTTGATCTGGTTATTTCTTTGGGATGCTTCCACAATTTGCGCATTTTTGATCTTAAAACAGCGCTGTCGGAAATGCAGCGGATGGGGCGGCAGCAGTATTTGATGGTTGAAAGTTACCGTGATGAGCAGGAACTTTTTAATTTGCAATGCTGGGCGCTCACAGCAGAGTCATTTTTTGATGCCGAAGAATGGGTGTGGCTGTATGAGCAATTCGGATATCAGGGCGATTATGAATTTATTTACTTTGAATAA
- a CDS encoding 3-oxoacyl-ACP synthase III family protein — MAYSTFSHVRVDGISAVVPAEERRIEEDLVFMGRNVKKAHRMTKIAGIDRRRVAAKGVTPSDLCYQAAECLLNDIRLEKSSIDALIFVTQHPDYILPASACILQDRLGLSKHCAAFDVNQGCAGYVYGLWLASSLVESRAATHVLLLAGDGLSRLYDKKNLVTAPIFGDCGTATVLTYSQRETRSFFVLGTDGGGAETLIVPAGGARIPLPLDQEAYAPLCETLVDEQGTPWRLNWTYMDGGAIFDFAMDIVPEHISKALQYAQKNEYDIDFLVLHQANKQIISAIAKQLNFPLEKVPMESFSKYGNTAVASIPTAICSELASKINNSTARLVLSGFGVGLSWATAVLELDHACCDNVREYVTPDKVHTPEELVSYWQKKISGDRHI, encoded by the coding sequence ATGGCATATTCCACATTCTCTCATGTCAGGGTCGACGGGATTAGCGCTGTCGTGCCCGCCGAGGAAAGACGCATTGAAGAGGATCTGGTTTTTATGGGGAGAAATGTCAAGAAAGCACATCGTATGACCAAGATAGCCGGTATTGATCGACGTCGGGTCGCAGCGAAAGGTGTTACCCCATCGGACCTTTGTTATCAGGCGGCGGAATGTTTGCTCAATGACATTCGATTGGAGAAATCCTCTATTGACGCCCTTATTTTTGTTACCCAGCACCCTGATTACATCTTGCCGGCCAGCGCCTGTATTTTGCAGGACAGGCTCGGTCTGTCCAAACACTGCGCAGCCTTTGACGTCAACCAAGGTTGTGCGGGCTATGTCTATGGCTTGTGGCTCGCGTCCTCTCTCGTTGAGTCTCGCGCCGCCACACACGTGTTATTGCTGGCAGGCGACGGACTTTCACGATTGTACGACAAAAAAAATCTCGTAACAGCACCGATTTTTGGTGATTGTGGTACAGCAACAGTATTGACATATTCGCAGCGGGAAACACGATCGTTTTTTGTGCTCGGCACCGATGGAGGAGGGGCGGAAACGTTGATTGTACCCGCCGGGGGGGCTCGCATCCCTTTACCATTGGATCAGGAAGCATATGCTCCGCTTTGTGAAACATTGGTGGATGAACAGGGTACACCCTGGCGTTTGAATTGGACCTATATGGATGGTGGCGCAATTTTTGATTTTGCCATGGATATCGTTCCTGAACATATAAGCAAAGCTCTACAATACGCTCAAAAAAATGAATATGACATAGATTTTCTTGTATTGCATCAAGCTAATAAACAAATCATTTCTGCTATTGCCAAACAGCTGAACTTTCCCTTGGAAAAAGTGCCCATGGAAAGTTTTAGCAAATACGGCAACACTGCCGTGGCAAGTATTCCAACAGCGATTTGCAGTGAGTTGGCCTCCAAAATCAACAATTCTACCGCACGGCTAGTGCTTTCTGGCTTCGGTGTAGGGCTGTCATGGGCTACTGCCGTTCTGGAGCTGGACCATGCATGTTGTGACAATGTACGCGAGTATGTCACGCCAGATAAGGTGCATACTCCGGAAGAACTGGTAAGTTATTGGCAGAAAAAAATTTCCGGCGATAGGCACATATAG